The following are encoded in a window of candidate division KSB1 bacterium genomic DNA:
- a CDS encoding low molecular weight phosphatase family protein, which produces MRVLFLCTGNYYRSRFAEEYFNARAESERLDWQADSRALRRELIAKDNTVISAETLKALELLGITPRAASREPRVAQAQDFCDADLIIALNEREHRPAVEEHFPQWADAVDYWDVEDADLWEPPQTISRIMERVEDLIEQLKRSKESVNVRSSRASDWPAFRNL; this is translated from the coding sequence ATGAGAGTTCTCTTTCTTTGCACCGGAAACTATTATCGCAGTCGTTTTGCGGAAGAATATTTTAATGCGAGGGCAGAGTCGGAAAGGCTGGATTGGCAGGCCGATTCCCGCGCGTTACGGCGTGAGCTGATTGCCAAGGACAACACCGTTATTTCAGCAGAGACGCTCAAAGCCTTGGAATTGCTCGGCATCACACCGCGCGCCGCTTCGCGGGAGCCGCGTGTTGCGCAGGCGCAGGATTTCTGCGATGCCGATCTCATCATCGCCTTAAATGAGCGGGAACACCGGCCTGCCGTGGAAGAACATTTTCCGCAATGGGCGGATGCCGTAGACTATTGGGATGTCGAGGACGCCGACCTTTGGGAGCCGCCGCAGACGATCAGCCGTATCATGGAGCGTGTTGAAGATCTCATCGAGCAGCTGAAACGTTCCAAAGAAAGCGTCAACGTACGATCCTCACGCGCGTCTGATTGGCCAGCGTTTCGTAACCTTTGA